One region of Rhodophyticola sp. CCM32 genomic DNA includes:
- a CDS encoding DUF4864 domain-containing protein — MRRICLTLTMIWAAAWAFAQEVLPPDPAIERTIQNQFEAFLADDLDGAWAYASPNIQSLFQTPERFGRMVRDGYPMVWRPGQIDYLDLQTLGGLIVQRVQVTDRQGVVHVLGYQMIETGAGWQINGVRLLQAPQVGA; from the coding sequence ATGCGGCGGATATGTCTGACACTGACGATGATCTGGGCGGCGGCATGGGCCTTTGCACAAGAGGTATTGCCGCCCGATCCGGCCATTGAACGCACCATCCAGAACCAGTTCGAGGCGTTTCTGGCCGATGATCTGGACGGGGCATGGGCCTATGCCAGCCCGAATATCCAAAGCCTGTTTCAGACGCCGGAGCGGTTCGGGCGGATGGTGCGCGACGGCTATCCCATGGTCTGGCGGCCCGGGCAGATCGACTATCTTGATCTGCAGACCCTTGGCGGGCTGATCGTGCAGCGGGTGCAGGTGACCGATCGGCAGGGCGTGGTGCATGTTCTGGGCTACCAGATGATCGAGACCGGGGCGGGATGGCAGATCAACGGGGTCCGGTTGTTACAGGCCCCGCAGGTCGGGGCCTGA
- a CDS encoding HugZ family pyridoxamine 5'-phosphate oxidase translates to MADAPNPIRDTDDAARTQARGLIGAARFGALGVTDPETGAPMVTRIAVVPGPDGAPLTLISDLSGHSAALAANPACSLLLGEPGPRGDPLTHPRITLQCIAQPTDKTTLREHYLTLYPKAQLYYDFADFRMMRLQASHALLNGGFGKAFLLTSDDLVAPG, encoded by the coding sequence ATGGCCGATGCCCCCAACCCGATCCGTGATACGGATGACGCGGCCCGCACCCAGGCACGGGGCCTGATCGGGGCTGCCCGGTTCGGCGCGCTTGGCGTGACCGACCCCGAAACCGGCGCGCCCATGGTCACCCGCATCGCCGTGGTGCCCGGACCGGATGGCGCCCCCCTGACGCTGATCTCGGATCTGTCCGGCCACAGCGCGGCGCTTGCCGCCAATCCTGCCTGTTCCCTGCTTTTGGGGGAGCCCGGCCCCCGGGGTGATCCGTTGACCCACCCGCGGATCACCCTGCAATGCATCGCGCAGCCGACGGATAAGACCACCCTGCGCGAACATTACCTGACCCTCTATCCCAAGGCGCAACTTTACTATGATTTCGCCGATTTCCGGATGATGCGATTGCAGGCCAGCCATGCCCTGCTGAATGGCGGTTTCGGCAAGGCCTTTCTGCTGACCTCTGATGATCTTGTCGCCCCGGGCTGA
- a CDS encoding NAD kinase, whose protein sequence is MPAARNIAFVASDVPIAQDAMARLSALYGQHDPRDADVIVALGGDGFMLGTLHATQALAMPVYGMNRGTVGFLMNDYGEEGLIQRLEAAEETVINPLHMRAVARDGQVTEALAINEVSLLRAGPQAAQLRIWVDGILRMEDLVCDGALVCTPAGSTAYNYSAHGPILPIGSDALAITAVAAFRPRRWRGALVPNRAVVKIEVTDPDKRPVMADADSRSVANVVSVEIRSEPEVAHRMLFDPGHGLEERLISEQFE, encoded by the coding sequence ATGCCCGCTGCGCGTAATATTGCCTTTGTTGCCAGTGATGTGCCCATCGCCCAGGATGCGATGGCGCGGCTGTCGGCACTTTACGGGCAACATGACCCCCGGGATGCGGATGTGATCGTGGCGCTGGGCGGTGACGGGTTCATGCTGGGCACGCTGCATGCGACCCAGGCGCTGGCGATGCCAGTTTACGGCATGAACCGGGGCACTGTCGGGTTTTTGATGAATGATTACGGGGAAGAGGGGCTGATCCAGCGTTTGGAAGCCGCCGAGGAAACCGTGATCAACCCGTTGCATATGCGCGCAGTGGCCCGGGACGGGCAGGTGACCGAAGCGCTGGCCATCAATGAGGTGAGCCTGTTGCGCGCGGGGCCGCAGGCCGCACAATTGCGGATCTGGGTCGATGGCATCCTGCGGATGGAGGATCTGGTCTGCGATGGTGCGCTGGTCTGCACACCGGCGGGATCGACGGCCTATAATTATTCCGCCCACGGGCCGATCCTGCCGATCGGGTCTGACGCGCTGGCGATCACGGCGGTTGCGGCGTTTCGGCCACGGCGCTGGCGGGGGGCGTTGGTGCCGAACCGCGCGGTGGTGAAAATCGAGGTGACCGACCCGGATAAACGCCCGGTGATGGCCGATGCAGACAGCCGCTCGGTCGCCAATGTGGTGTCGGTCGAGATCAGGTCAGAGCCTGAGGTGGCGCATCGGATGTTGTTCGATCCGGGTCACGGGCTGGAGGAACGGTTGATCAGCGAGCAGTTTGAGTGA
- a CDS encoding NADP-dependent malic enzyme: MSEDKPDSLRAAALSYHEYPKPGKLEIRATKPLANGRDLSRAYSPGVAEACLEIKKTPSDAARYTARGNLVAVVSNGSAVLGLGNIGALASKPVMEGKAVLFKKFADIDCFDIELDESDPEKLADIVCALEPSFGAINLEDIKAPDCFIVERLCQERMNIPVFHDDQHGTAIVVGAAATNALKVVGKAFADIKVVSTGGGAAGIACLNMLLKLGVKRENVWLCDIDGLIYEGRDTQMTPQKAEYAQGQTPATLDDVITDADLFLGLSGPGVLSQDMVRKMADEPIIFALANPTPEILPDLVREVAPDAVMATGRSDFPNQVNNVLCFPFIFRGALDVGATEINDAMQLACIDGIAAMARVTTSAEAAAIYRGEQLTFGRDYLIPKPFDPRLMGVVAGAVAKAAMDSGVATRPLEDLEVYKAKLNQSVFKSALIMRPVFEAAATTTRRIVFCEGEDERVLRAAQAMLEDTTDKPILIGRPEVVEARAERAGLDIRPMRDFVLVNPENDPRYRDYWTTYHEVMQRRGVTPDLARAIMRTNTTAIGAVMVYREEADSLICGTFGQYLWHLNYVQQLLGTPALHPAGALSLMVLEDGPLFIADTHVHAQPTPEQIAETVVSTARHVRRFGVDPKVALCSGSQFGNLDSDSGRRMRDAMILLNDRAPDFPYEGEMHIDSALDPELRARIFPNSQMEGAANALVFSNTDAAGAARNILKMKANGLEVGPVLMGMGNRAHIVTPAITARGLLNMSALAGTPVGLYG; encoded by the coding sequence ATGAGTGAGGACAAACCGGACAGCCTGCGCGCGGCGGCGCTGTCATATCACGAATATCCGAAACCCGGGAAACTGGAAATCCGGGCGACAAAACCCCTGGCAAATGGCCGCGATCTCAGCCGGGCCTATTCCCCCGGCGTGGCCGAGGCCTGTCTTGAGATCAAGAAGACCCCATCAGATGCAGCACGTTACACTGCGCGGGGCAATCTGGTGGCGGTTGTCTCGAACGGATCGGCGGTGCTGGGGCTGGGCAATATCGGGGCGCTGGCCTCCAAACCGGTGATGGAAGGCAAGGCGGTTCTGTTCAAGAAATTCGCCGATATCGACTGTTTCGATATCGAGCTGGATGAAAGCGACCCGGAAAAGCTGGCCGATATCGTCTGCGCGCTGGAGCCGAGCTTTGGCGCGATCAATCTGGAGGATATCAAGGCACCGGATTGTTTTATCGTTGAACGATTGTGTCAGGAGCGGATGAATATCCCCGTCTTCCATGATGATCAGCACGGCACCGCGATTGTGGTGGGGGCGGCGGCCACCAATGCGCTCAAAGTGGTGGGCAAGGCATTTGCGGATATCAAGGTTGTCTCGACCGGTGGCGGTGCGGCGGGCATTGCCTGTCTGAACATGCTGCTGAAACTGGGGGTAAAGCGCGAAAACGTCTGGCTCTGCGATATTGACGGGCTGATCTATGAGGGCCGTGACACGCAGATGACGCCGCAAAAGGCGGAATATGCGCAAGGCCAGACACCGGCAACGCTGGATGATGTGATCACCGATGCGGATCTGTTTCTTGGCCTGTCCGGTCCCGGTGTTCTGAGCCAGGATATGGTCAGGAAAATGGCGGACGAACCGATCATCTTTGCCCTGGCCAACCCGACGCCGGAAATCCTGCCCGATCTGGTGCGCGAGGTTGCCCCCGACGCGGTGATGGCCACGGGGCGCAGCGATTTCCCCAATCAGGTCAACAATGTGCTGTGTTTCCCCTTCATCTTTCGGGGCGCGCTGGATGTGGGCGCAACGGAAATCAACGACGCGATGCAACTGGCCTGTATCGACGGGATCGCCGCCATGGCGCGGGTCACGACCAGCGCCGAGGCCGCCGCGATCTATCGCGGCGAGCAACTGACCTTCGGGCGCGATTATCTGATCCCGAAACCTTTTGACCCAAGGCTGATGGGTGTGGTCGCCGGTGCCGTGGCCAAGGCGGCGATGGACAGTGGCGTGGCAACCCGCCCGCTGGAGGATCTGGAGGTTTACAAGGCGAAACTGAACCAGTCCGTGTTCAAATCCGCCCTGATCATGCGCCCGGTTTTCGAGGCCGCTGCCACCACAACCCGGCGCATTGTGTTCTGCGAAGGCGAAGATGAACGGGTGCTGCGCGCGGCCCAGGCGATGCTGGAGGACACAACGGACAAGCCGATCCTGATCGGCCGCCCCGAAGTGGTTGAGGCGCGGGCGGAACGCGCCGGTCTCGACATTCGCCCGATGCGCGATTTCGTACTGGTGAACCCGGAAAACGACCCGCGCTACCGCGATTACTGGACAACCTATCACGAGGTGATGCAGCGGCGCGGGGTAACGCCTGATCTGGCCCGCGCGATCATGCGCACGAATACCACAGCAATCGGCGCGGTCATGGTCTATCGTGAAGAGGCCGACAGCCTGATCTGCGGCACGTTCGGGCAATATCTGTGGCATCTGAATTATGTGCAGCAATTGCTGGGCACGCCTGCGTTGCATCCGGCCGGTGCGCTGAGCCTGATGGTGCTGGAAGATGGGCCGTTATTCATCGCCGACACCCATGTCCATGCGCAGCCGACACCGGAACAGATTGCCGAGACGGTGGTCTCCACCGCCCGGCATGTGCGGCGGTTTGGTGTGGATCCGAAAGTGGCGCTCTGTTCAGGTTCGCAATTCGGCAATCTCGACAGCGATAGCGGCCGGCGGATGCGCGACGCGATGATCCTTCTGAATGACCGGGCCCCTGATTTCCCCTATGAGGGCGAGATGCATATCGACAGCGCGCTGGACCCTGAGTTGCGGGCCCGGATTTTCCCCAATTCGCAGATGGAGGGGGCGGCGAATGCGCTGGTCTTTTCCAACACCGATGCCGCAGGTGCGGCCCGCAACATCCTGAAAATGAAAGCCAACGGGCTGGAGGTTGGCCCGGTTCTGATGGGGATGGGCAACCGTGCCCATATCGTGACGCCCGCGATCACCGCGCGGGGCCTGTTGAATATGAGTGCGCTGGCCGGAACCCCGGTTGGGCTTTATGGTTGA
- the glyA gene encoding serine hydroxymethyltransferase, protein MHPARSHGHECPHRDDGFFTEDLASRDTEIFAAIRSELGRQRDEIELIASENIVSAAVLEAQGSVLTNKYAEGYPGRRYYGGCQYVDIAENLAIDRAKQLFDCGFANVQPNSGSQMNQAVFLALLQPGDTFMGLDLNSGGHLTHGSPVNMSGKWFNVVSYGVRQQDQLLDLDDIRAKALEHKPKLILAGGTAYSRVWDWAAFRAIADEVGAYLMVDMAHIAGLVAGGVHPSPLPHAHVVTTTTHKSLRGPRGGLILTNDEGIAKKVNSAVFPGLQGGPLMHAIAAKAVAFGEALRPEFKNYAAQVVKNAQAMGDALMSGGIDVVSGGTDNHLVLADLRPKGVTGKAAEAALGRAYITCNKNGVPFDPEKPFVTSGIRLGSPAGTTRGFGDPEFRQIAGWIVDVVDGLAAYGAEGNAEIETRIRDEVLALCARFPIYPNI, encoded by the coding sequence TTGCACCCTGCCAGGAGCCATGGCCATGAATGCCCCCATCGCGATGACGGATTTTTCACCGAAGATCTTGCCAGCCGGGACACGGAGATTTTTGCCGCGATCCGCTCGGAACTGGGTCGCCAGCGTGACGAGATCGAGTTGATTGCCTCGGAAAACATCGTCTCCGCCGCCGTGCTGGAGGCACAGGGCTCGGTACTGACCAACAAATACGCCGAGGGCTATCCGGGTCGGCGGTATTATGGTGGTTGCCAATATGTGGACATTGCCGAAAACCTCGCGATTGACCGCGCAAAACAGCTTTTTGACTGCGGTTTCGCCAATGTGCAGCCCAATTCCGGCAGCCAGATGAACCAGGCGGTGTTTCTGGCGCTTTTGCAGCCGGGCGACACATTCATGGGGCTTGACCTCAATTCCGGTGGGCACCTGACCCATGGCAGCCCGGTCAATATGTCGGGCAAATGGTTCAATGTGGTCAGTTATGGTGTGCGCCAGCAGGATCAATTGCTTGATCTTGATGACATCCGCGCCAAAGCGCTGGAACACAAGCCGAAACTGATCCTGGCCGGCGGCACCGCCTACAGCAGGGTCTGGGACTGGGCCGCGTTCCGCGCCATTGCCGATGAGGTGGGCGCGTATCTGATGGTCGATATGGCCCATATCGCAGGTCTGGTGGCCGGTGGCGTGCATCCTTCGCCCCTGCCCCATGCCCATGTGGTGACCACCACCACCCATAAAAGCCTGCGCGGGCCAAGGGGCGGTCTGATCCTGACCAATGACGAGGGGATCGCCAAGAAGGTCAATTCTGCGGTCTTCCCCGGCCTTCAGGGCGGCCCGCTTATGCATGCGATTGCCGCCAAGGCCGTGGCCTTTGGCGAAGCCCTGCGCCCCGAGTTCAAAAACTATGCCGCACAAGTGGTGAAAAATGCCCAGGCCATGGGCGATGCGTTGATGTCGGGCGGGATTGATGTCGTCTCGGGCGGGACCGACAACCATCTGGTCCTGGCCGATCTGCGGCCCAAAGGCGTGACCGGCAAGGCCGCCGAGGCCGCGCTTGGCCGCGCATATATCACCTGCAACAAGAACGGCGTGCCCTTCGACCCGGAAAAACCGTTTGTGACCTCGGGCATTCGTCTGGGCTCCCCGGCCGGGACGACACGCGGCTTCGGCGACCCGGAATTCCGCCAGATCGCAGGTTGGATCGTGGATGTTGTGGATGGGCTTGCCGCATATGGCGCCGAAGGCAATGCAGAAATCGAAACCCGCATTCGCGACGAGGTTCTGGCCCTTTGCGCCCGCTTCCCGATCTATCCGAACATCTAG
- a CDS encoding propionyl-CoA synthetase: MGYSEIYKQSQADPNRFWMAAAETIDWDHPPSKALFEENAPLYEWYADGLVNTCWNAVDRHVEAGHGGRIAIIHDSPVTHTKHEITYAELQERVASLAGALAAKGVTKGDRVIIYMPMVPEAVEAMLACARLGAIHCVVFGGFASNELAVRIDDCTPKCIIAASCGIEPGRVVQYKPLLDGALELSTHQPEFCVIFQREQQVAHLEEGRDVAWHAFQYGVEPAACIPVEGNHPAYILYTSGTTGQPKGVVRHTAGHLVALNWSMRNLYDMNPGEVFWAASDVGWVVGHSYICYAPLIFGCSTIVFEGKPVGTPDAGTFWRVIQDHKVKCLFTAPTAFRAIKRDDPGGALVGDYNLKSLESLFLAGERADPDTIEWAIDKLGVAVIDHWWQTETGWAIAGNPIGIEHLPVKIGSPAVPMPGYDVQILDEGGHEMAPGDLGAIAVKLPLPPGTFPTLWKAEARYLKSYLEHFPGYYETGDAGYKDEDGYLYIMARTDDVINVAGHRLSTGAMEEVLASHPEVAECAVIGVGDTLKGQLPLGFLCLNSGSAATPEEVISESVKLVRQKIGPVAAFKLALVVDRLPKTRSGKILRGTMVKIADGEDFKMPATIDDPVILDEIAEALTSIGYPQGQA, translated from the coding sequence ATGGGATATTCGGAGATCTATAAGCAGTCGCAGGCCGATCCGAACCGGTTCTGGATGGCAGCCGCCGAGACGATCGACTGGGATCACCCCCCTTCCAAGGCGCTGTTTGAGGAAAATGCGCCGCTTTACGAATGGTATGCCGATGGTCTGGTCAACACCTGCTGGAACGCGGTGGACCGCCATGTGGAGGCAGGCCATGGCGGGCGTATCGCCATCATTCATGACAGCCCGGTCACCCATACCAAACATGAGATTACCTATGCGGAATTGCAGGAGCGCGTGGCCAGTCTGGCCGGGGCGCTGGCCGCCAAGGGGGTGACCAAGGGCGACCGGGTGATCATCTATATGCCGATGGTCCCCGAAGCGGTGGAGGCGATGCTGGCCTGTGCCCGTCTGGGGGCGATCCATTGCGTGGTCTTTGGCGGGTTCGCCTCCAATGAGCTGGCGGTGCGGATCGACGATTGCACGCCGAAATGCATCATCGCGGCCTCCTGCGGGATCGAGCCGGGGCGCGTGGTGCAGTATAAGCCGCTGCTGGACGGGGCGCTGGAACTGTCCACGCATCAGCCGGAATTCTGCGTGATCTTTCAGCGCGAGCAACAGGTTGCCCATCTGGAAGAGGGGCGCGATGTGGCCTGGCATGCGTTTCAATACGGGGTGGAACCTGCCGCCTGCATTCCGGTGGAAGGCAACCACCCGGCCTATATTCTCTATACCAGCGGCACGACCGGGCAACCCAAAGGCGTGGTGCGCCACACCGCCGGGCATCTGGTGGCGCTGAACTGGTCGATGCGCAATCTCTATGACATGAACCCGGGCGAGGTGTTCTGGGCGGCCTCCGATGTCGGCTGGGTTGTGGGCCATTCCTATATCTGTTACGCGCCGCTGATCTTCGGCTGCTCCACCATCGTGTTCGAGGGCAAACCGGTGGGCACGCCCGATGCGGGCACGTTCTGGCGGGTTATTCAGGATCACAAGGTGAAATGCCTGTTCACGGCGCCCACGGCCTTCCGAGCCATCAAACGCGATGATCCGGGCGGGGCGCTGGTGGGGGATTACAACCTGAAAAGCCTTGAAAGCCTGTTTCTTGCGGGCGAACGGGCCGACCCGGATACGATTGAATGGGCGATCGACAAGCTGGGTGTGGCGGTGATTGACCATTGGTGGCAGACTGAAACCGGCTGGGCGATTGCGGGCAACCCGATCGGGATCGAACATCTGCCGGTGAAAATCGGCTCTCCCGCCGTGCCGATGCCGGGATATGACGTGCAGATTCTGGATGAGGGCGGGCATGAGATGGCGCCGGGCGATCTGGGCGCGATTGCGGTCAAACTGCCGCTGCCGCCGGGCACTTTTCCAACCCTCTGGAAGGCCGAAGCGCGCTATCTGAAAAGCTATCTGGAGCATTTCCCCGGATATTATGAAACCGGCGATGCGGGTTATAAGGACGAGGACGGATATCTCTATATCATGGCGCGTACCGATGATGTGATCAATGTCGCGGGCCATCGCCTGTCAACCGGTGCGATGGAAGAGGTGCTGGCCAGCCATCCCGAGGTTGCGGAATGCGCGGTGATCGGGGTGGGCGATACACTGAAAGGCCAGTTGCCGCTGGGGTTTCTGTGTCTCAATTCCGGCAGTGCCGCAACGCCCGAGGAGGTGATCTCCGAATCCGTGAAACTGGTGCGTCAGAAGATCGGACCGGTTGCAGCCTTCAAACTGGCCCTGGTGGTGGACCGGCTGCCCAAAACAAGATCCGGCAAGATATTGCGCGGCACGATGGTGAAGATCGCCGATGGTGAGGATTTCAAGATGCCCGCAACCATCGACGACCCTGTCATTCTGGATGAGATTGCAGAAGCGCTGACATCCATCGGCTATCCGCAGGGACAGGCGTGA
- a CDS encoding glycosyl hydrolase family 28-related protein → MNKVITDGLVLMPPAFGDGLGVWSREDGTPGTDTYATDPNAALVPADQDFGTTLEILKADSVTTLRYMGETPMLPGMYLRISARIKAVSGNLPDVRIGAWAGNAAHTNVAGVPQTGPSTTLTSYGEVVTVSAIVGIGDRGGVDMPWGETASYGHFGLDLTGPNGGTVRVESIRIEDVTHVFYRKLMDWVDVKDFGAVGDGSTDDHAAFQAADAAADGREVLVSEGEYRIADNLTMNSPVRFEGRLIMDDTDRLALTRNFDLDAYSDAFGDDVIGLKKGLQTLFNQSDHEAFDLVGRRVLLSEPIDVQAVVDNKTSYANRRLIRNGQISAADSSSWDDDVQSSTGTWVVSNPSELSDVADVANIEIGSLVTAPQGVGREVYVSGKNVAAGKVFLSHSLGVPPQSQTYTFRRFKYLLDFIGFQNLQRFVISNVEFLCSGRSSAVMLPINGLTLQFSDCFFTKPKDRGITSADSGCQGLQVDRCQFLSNEQAIRVQDRVTIAMNVNRNDPKIRDNRAVRFKHFAVLSGTGNIILGNHYFQGDTETDGLRSAGIILTKTNAKTTITGNYIDNNFVEWVNEHDAHPELDGEFSFGGLTINGNIFMSSGAAPWTRFIVIKPMGPDHYINGLTINDNVFKQINGQALDRVDGVDDSVATLDGSRTSEFLMQGNTFHGVQHKAQNPITVKMTENTAAQVWEQDLRDWLPFDTEARVVTSAVPEGAVRSSSNVAIYTMPYATTRHGVGQGSIRLNWSQPVKGSVQMTARCDTP, encoded by the coding sequence ATGAACAAGGTGATCACCGACGGGCTGGTACTGATGCCACCGGCGTTTGGCGACGGGCTTGGGGTCTGGTCACGTGAGGATGGCACACCGGGCACCGACACATATGCAACCGACCCCAATGCCGCCCTTGTCCCCGCAGATCAGGATTTCGGAACCACCCTGGAAATTCTGAAAGCCGACAGTGTCACAACACTGCGATATATGGGCGAAACCCCGATGCTGCCGGGGATGTATCTGCGCATTTCTGCGCGGATCAAGGCGGTGTCGGGCAATCTGCCGGATGTGCGGATCGGGGCCTGGGCGGGCAATGCCGCACATACCAATGTTGCAGGCGTGCCGCAGACCGGCCCGTCAACCACCCTGACAAGCTATGGTGAGGTGGTCACGGTGTCGGCGATTGTCGGTATCGGCGATCGCGGCGGCGTTGACATGCCCTGGGGCGAAACCGCCAGCTACGGTCATTTTGGTCTGGATCTGACCGGTCCGAATGGCGGCACGGTCCGGGTGGAGAGCATTCGGATCGAAGATGTAACCCATGTCTTTTACCGCAAGCTGATGGATTGGGTTGATGTGAAGGATTTCGGGGCGGTCGGGGATGGTTCCACCGATGATCACGCGGCGTTTCAGGCGGCGGATGCGGCGGCTGACGGGCGCGAGGTTCTGGTCTCGGAGGGGGAATATCGCATCGCCGACAATCTGACGATGAACAGCCCGGTACGTTTCGAGGGCCGGTTGATCATGGATGATACGGATCGTCTGGCCCTGACAAGGAATTTCGACCTCGACGCCTATTCCGACGCGTTTGGCGATGATGTGATCGGGCTCAAGAAGGGCCTTCAGACATTGTTCAACCAGTCCGATCATGAGGCATTTGACCTGGTCGGGCGGCGGGTTCTGCTGTCCGAACCGATTGATGTGCAGGCCGTGGTCGATAACAAGACCAGCTATGCCAACCGGCGGCTGATCAGAAATGGCCAGATCAGCGCTGCCGACAGCAGCAGCTGGGATGACGATGTGCAGAGTTCTACCGGCACCTGGGTTGTCAGCAACCCGTCCGAGTTGTCGGATGTGGCCGATGTGGCCAATATCGAGATCGGATCACTGGTCACGGCGCCACAGGGTGTGGGGCGTGAGGTGTATGTGTCAGGCAAGAACGTCGCTGCCGGCAAGGTTTTTCTGTCGCATTCGCTTGGGGTGCCGCCGCAAAGCCAGACCTATACGTTCCGGCGGTTCAAATACCTGCTGGATTTTATCGGCTTCCAGAATCTGCAGCGCTTTGTGATCAGCAATGTGGAGTTCCTGTGTTCCGGCCGGTCCAGCGCGGTGATGCTGCCGATCAATGGTCTGACCTTGCAGTTCAGCGATTGCTTTTTCACCAAGCCAAAAGACCGGGGCATCACGTCGGCTGACAGTGGCTGTCAGGGGTTGCAGGTTGATCGCTGTCAATTCCTGTCGAATGAACAGGCTATCCGGGTACAGGACCGGGTGACCATCGCGATGAACGTCAACCGCAATGACCCCAAGATCCGTGACAATCGCGCGGTGCGATTCAAGCATTTCGCGGTGTTGAGCGGGACCGGCAATATCATCCTCGGCAACCATTATTTTCAGGGGGATACGGAAACCGACGGGTTGCGCAGCGCGGGCATCATTCTGACCAAGACCAATGCGAAAACAACCATCACCGGGAATTACATCGACAATAATTTCGTGGAATGGGTGAATGAACATGATGCCCATCCCGAACTGGATGGCGAGTTCAGCTTTGGGGGGCTGACGATCAACGGCAATATCTTCATGTCAAGCGGCGCCGCGCCCTGGACCCGCTTCATCGTGATCAAACCCATGGGACCGGATCATTACATCAATGGTCTGACGATCAATGACAATGTGTTCAAGCAGATAAATGGTCAGGCGCTGGATCGGGTCGATGGCGTGGATGACAGCGTGGCAACGCTGGACGGCAGCCGGACATCGGAGTTTCTGATGCAGGGCAACACGTTTCACGGGGTTCAGCATAAGGCGCAGAACCCGATCACCGTGAAGATGACCGAAAACACCGCCGCCCAGGTGTGGGAGCAGGATTTGCGCGACTGGCTGCCCTTTGACACCGAGGCGCGGGTGGTGACATCGGCCGTGCCGGAGGGGGCCGTGCGGTCAAGCTCGAATGTGGCGATCTACACCATGCCCTATGCCACCACACGGCACGGTGTCGGGCAAGGGTCGATCCGGTTGAACTGGTCACAGCCGGTGAAAGGGTCGGTGCAGATGACGGCCCGCTGCGATACGCCCTGA